The window CCACTCGCTGTCGGGTTTGGGCTCCAGCGCTGCCACGGCGTGCAGGTAGCCATTGAGCCGCGCCACATCGCTGTCTTCCTCCAGGTCCAGCACGGCGCTTTCCAGCACCTGTGGCAGCGGCGAACCGCGTTTCACCACCAGCAACGCTTCCTTCAGGCTCAAGGCCTTGATCACACACGGCAGGCTGGCCTGGGGCAGGCGCAACTGGCCCTGCTGCCCCTTCGCGGCGGGACGCGCGGCAGGCGCAGCGGCAGCCGGGGTAGCAGCAGGAGTAGCAGGACGTGGCGCTGGGGCCGGACGCACCACATCAGCCTTGCCACCGGTCAGCGCACTGAGCGAATCATTGGGCATGGAACCGACGAGGCTGCGCTGCGGCGCCTGGGCGGCCAGTGCCTCGAGCTTGCCGGCGCGGGACAGCGCCTTCTTCACCTTGCTCACCAACTGGTCATTGGAGAACGGCTTGCCGATGAAGTCGGAGACGCCGGCCTGGATGGCCTGCACCACATTGTCCTTGTCGCCACGACTGGTAACCATGATGAACGGCGTGGTCTTCAGGCCGTCCTGCTCACGGCACCAGGTCAGCAGCTCGATACCCGACAACTCGGGCATCTCCCAGTCGCAGAGGATCAGGTCGACGCTCTGGCGCGCGAGGAACTGCTGCGCCTTGCGGCCGTTCACCGCCTCCTCGATCTGCAGGCCGGGGAAATGGTCCCGCAGCCCCTTTTTCACCAGATCCCGGATGAACGGGGCGTCATCCACCACCAGCACACTGACCTTGCCCATCGGCAGCTCCTTCGAACGATAGGGCGAAGAATAGCCTCGCTAAGTGGCGACATGCCATCGGCGCGGAACCGGTCGGCCATAAAATGACGAACCCGGCGCCTGGCCGGGTTCGTCGGTGCCGCTGGCGCAAGCCTTATTCGGGCTTGTTGCCGTTACCGGTGCCCTGCACTTCTTCCTTCATGCGGGTCAGGCCCAGGTGACGAACGTCGGTGCCGCGCACCAGGTAGATCACCAGTTCCGCGATGTTGCGTGCGTGGTCGCCGATGCGCTCCAGCGAACGCAGGGCCCAGATGACGTTGAGCACGCGGGAAATGGCGCGCGGGTCTTCCATCATGTAGGTGACCAGTTCGCGCAGGGCGGTCTTGTACTCGCGGTCGACGGTCTTGTCGTACTGCGCCACAGACAGCGCCAGGTCTGCGTCGAAGCGGGCGAAGGCATCCAGCGCCTCCTGCACCATCTTGCGCACCTGGTTGCCGATGTGGCGCACCTCGACGTAGCCGCGCGGCGACTCGCCTTCCTCGCACAGCTGGATGGCGCGGCGGGCGATCTTCGAGGCTTCGTCGCCGATGCGCTCGAGGTCGATCACCGACTTGGAGATGCTGATGATCAGGCGCAGGTCGGAGGCGGCCGGCTGGCGGCGGGCGAGGATGCGCAGGCATTCCTCGTCGATGTTGCGCTCCATCTGGTTGATCTGGTCGTCGATCTCGCGCACCTGCTGGGCCAGGCCCGAGTCGGCGTCGATCAGCGCGTTGACCGCGTCGTTGACCTGCTTCTCCACCAGACCGCCCATGGCCAGCAGGTGGCTGCGCACATCTTCAAGCTCGGCGTTGAACTGCTGCGAGATGTGGTGGGTCAGGCTTTCTTTGTTGATCATGTTCGCTCCGCGAAAGCCGCTGGCTCCGGGCCGCTGGCTTGTGATGTTCTCCGGGAAGTTCTACCGCGCACGCAATACCGCGAAACTAGCCGTAACGACCGGTGATGTAGTCCTCGGTCTGCTTCTTGGCCGGGTTGGTGAACAGGGTATCGGTGTCGCCGAACTCGATCAGCTTGCCCATGTACATGAACGCCGTGTAGTCGGAGACGCGCGCGGCCTGCTGCATGTTGTGGGTCACGATGACGATGGTGAACTTGGATTTGAGTTCGTAGATCAGCTCTTCGATCTTCAGCGTGGAGATCGGGTCCAGTGCCGAGCAGGGTTCGTCGAGCAGCAGGACTTCCGGCTCCACGGCGATGGTGCGGGCGATGACCAGACGCTGCTGCTGACCGCCGGACAGGCCGAGGGCGGACTCGTGCAGGCGGTCCTTCACTTCGTCCCACAGGGCCGCGCCTTTCAGCGCCCACTCAACGGCTTCGTCGAGCACGCGCTTCTTGTTGATGCCCTGGATGCGCAGGCCATACACCACGTTCTCGTAGATGCTCTTGGGGAACGGGTTGGGCTTCTGGAACACCATGCCGACGCGGCGGCGCAGTTCGGCGACGTCCACGTTCTTGGCGAAGATGTTGTGGCCGTCCAGAAGGATCTCGCCCTTCACGTTGCAGCCATCGACCAGGTCGTTCATGCGATTGAAGCAGCGCAGCAGGGTCGACTTGCCGCAGCCGGACGGGCCGATGAAGGCGGTAACGCGCTGCTTGGGGATGTTCATGCTGACATCGAACAGCGCCTGCTTCTCGCCATAGAACAGGCTCAGGCCGGGTACTTCGAGGGCGACGGTCTCGCTCTCCAGGTTCATGCCCTGGCGGTCGCCGCGGCCGAGCGCGCCGATGTCGATGCCGTGGGTAGCGGTTTCGTGTTGCATCTTCAGTCTCCCTTGGAGGCTTGGCGGCGGGCCTGGCCCGCCGCCGGCAGAATCAGTTTTCCAGCGCCTTGTACTTTTCGCGCAGGCGGTTACGGATGGCGATGGCCGAGAAGTTCAGCAGGGCGATGACCATCACCAGCAGCAGCGCGGTGGCGTACACCAGCGGGCGCGCGGCCTCGACGTTCGGGCTCTGGAAACCGACGTCATAGATGTGGAAGCCCAGGTGCATGATCTTCTGGTCCAGGTGCACGTACGGGTAGTTGCCGTCCACCGGCAGCGCCGGGGCCAGCTTCACCACGCCCACCAGCATCAGCGGCGCCACTTCACCGGCGGCACGGGCTACGGCGAGGATCAGGCCGGTCATCATGGCCGGGCTGGCCATCGGCAGGACCACTTTCCACAGGGTCTCGGCCTTGGTCGCGCCCAGGGCCAGGGAACCTTCGCGGGTGGCACGCGGAATACGCGCCAAGCCTTCCTCGGTGGCCACGATCACCACCGGTACGGCGAGGATCGCCAGGGTCAGCGAAGCCCAGAACAGGCCCGGCGTGCCGAAGGTCGGCGCCGGCAGGGCTTCGGGGAAGAACATCCGGTCGATTGAGCCACCCAGCACATAGACGAAGAAGCCCAGGCCGAACACGCCGTAGACGATCGCCGGGACGCCCGCGAGGTTGTTCACCGCGATGCGGATGATGCGGGTCAGCAGGCCCTGGCGGGCGTACTCGCGCAGGTAGACCGCGGCGATCACACCGAACGGGGTGACGATCACGGCCATTACCAGGGTCATCATCACGGTGCCGAAGATGGCCGGGAAGATGCCGCCCTCGGTGTTGGCTTCACGCGGGTCGTCGCTGAGGAATTCCCACAGCTTCTGGAAGTAGAAGCTCAGCTTGGCGCCGATGCCCATGGCGTTGGGCTGGTAAGCGTGCACCAGCTTGCCCAGGGTGATCTCGGTTTCCTTGCCGGTAGCATCGCGCATGGCGATGCTGTCGCGGTTGAATTCCTGGTGCAGGGCATTGAGCTGCTCTTCCAGCACCTTGTACTGGGCGTTCAGCTCGGCACGGCTGGCGGCGATATCGGCTTCGGCGGCGGCGTCCAGCTTGCCGTTGAGCTGCAGGCCGCGCTCTTTCAGGCGCAGGCGCTCGAGGCCGTGGTTGATGCCGCCGATGTCCTTCTTCTCCAGCTGGTACAGCTTGGCGTAGAGCTCGTCGACGCGCTTCAGACGGGTCTGCAGCTCGGCAATGGCGGCCGGACCTTCGGCGACCACCTTGCCGTTTTCCTTCACGTTCAGCAGATAGCCATAGAAGTTGCCCCACTCGCGGCGCTCCAGGGTCACCAGATCGGCCGGGTGACGCTTGTCGCCCAGCCACTCGCCGATCACCCAGGAGAAGTCGCTGCCGTAGAGGTCGCGGTTGCCCAGCTTGAGCAGCTCGCGGGTCATGAACTCCGGACCGTTGTCCGGCACCGGCAGACCGGCACCACGCAGACGCTCGCGCGGTACCTGCTCGACCTGCACCTCTTCGCCGATCAGGGTCTTGGGCGCTTCACCGGGAACGGTGTAGGTCGCCTCGATCACGTCCGCCGGCCAGAAGTGGCCGAGACCGCGCACGGCGATCACGGCGAGCAGGCCGATGGTCATGATCACGGCGATGGACACCGCGCCGGCGTTCATCCACACCCAGGGAGTACCGCTGGCAAACCACGCTTTGACGGATTCCTGTTTCTGTTTCACGGAACTAGCCTCGTCGGGCGTCGCTTAGAGCGACGCATATTTCTTGCGCAGGCGCTGACGGATCAGCTCTGCCAGGGTGTTCATCACGAAGGTGAAGGACAGCAGCACCAGTGCCGAGAGGAACAGCACACGGTAGTGAGTCCCGCCCACCTCCGACTCGGGCATTTCCACCGCGACGTTCGCCGCAAGGGTGCGCATGCCCTGGAAGATGTTCACGTCCATCACCGGGGTGTTGCCGGTGGCCATCAGCACGATCATGGTCTCGCCCACCGCACGGCCCAGGCCGATCATCAGGGCGGAGAAGATGCCGGGGCTGGCGGTCAGGATCACCACGCGGGTCAGCGTCTGCCAGGGCGTGGCGCCCAGGGCCAGGGAGCCGTAGGTCAGGCTCTTGGGCACGCTGAAGATGGCGTCTTCGGCGATGGAGAAAATGTTCGGGATCACCGCGAAGCCCATGGCCAGACCCACTACCAGGGCGTTGCGCTGGTCGTAGGTGATACCCAGGTCGTGACTGATCCACAGGCGCATGTCGCCGCCGAAGAACATGGTCTCCAGGTGCGGGCTCATCCACAGCGCGAAAGCGCCGGTGGCGAGGACCACGGGGATCAGGATCGCCGCTTCCCAGCCGGCCGGCAGGCTCAGGCGGATGCGTTCGGGCAGGCGGCTCCAGATCAGGCCGGCGAGCAGGATGCCCAGCGGCGTAAGCAGCAGCAGACTGAAGATGCCCGGCAGGTGGCCTTCGACGTAAGGCGCGAGGAACAGGCCGGCGAAGAAGCCGAGGATCACGGTCGGCAGCGCTTCCATCAGCTCGATGACCGGCTTGACCTTGCGGCGCATGCCCGGAGCCATGAAGTAGGCGGTGTAGACGGCGGCGGCGATGGCCAGCGGCGCTGCGAGGATCATCGCGTAGAACGCGGCCTTCAGGGTGCCGAAGGTCAGCGGCGACAGGCTCAGCTTGGGCTCGAAGTCAGTGGTCGCGGCGGTGGACTGCCAGACGTAGCTGGGTTTGTCGTAGCTCTCGTACCAGACCTTGCCCCACAGCGCGCTCCAGGACACTTCCGGGTGCGGGTTGCTGAGGCTGAAGCGGCGCAGTTCACCGCCCTGCTCGACGATCAGGCGGTTAGCGCGCGGCGACAGAGCCATCAGGCCGGCCGACGGGGCAACGTTTTCCACCAGCAGGGTGCGATGCGCCGTGCTGTGGAAGATGCCGAGGTTGCCCTGCTTGTCGAGCGCCAGGAAGCCCTTGCGGCGCTGCTCGGGAGCAATTTCGGTCACCGGCTGGTCACCCAGCTTGAAGTCGCGCACATGGGACAGGCGCGGTTCGCCGTCTTCGCCACGGGCCATGAACCACTGGCCGATGCCGCCCTTGGAGTCGCCGACCATCAGCGAGATGCCTCCCAGCAGCTGGCTGCTGGCGGTCACTTCGGCGGAGGCGTCATCCAGCAGCTTGTAGCGGCCGTTGAGCTGGTGGGTGCCGAGGTTGAATACGTCGGCTTGCGCGCGGCCGTTGATCACATAGAGCCACTGCTTGCGCGGGTCCATGTAGATCGCCTTCACCGGCTCGGCAATCTGCGGCAGGTCGATGCGTTCTTCTTCCAGCGAGGTCTCGCCGGTCAGCATGTTTTCCTGACTGGTCAGGCTGAGCAGGAGCATCTGGCTGCCAGTGGAGGCGGCCAGCAGCAGGCCTTCATCACCCGAGACGATCGCTACGTGCTCCAGCGGGCGGCCCTGGGTATCCAGGTTGATCGCGGTCTCGCCATAGGGGTAGCTGATCTGCGGGGTGATGGTTTTCTTGTTGTCCGGGTAGGTGACCTTATAGGTGTGCTTGAACACCAGCGCCTGGCCGTTGGACAGGCCCAGAGCCACGGTCGGTTGACCCGGCTGGTCTTCGGCGATGGAGGTCACGCTGGTGCCCGCAGGCAGCTTGAGTGCGACGCGGTCCATCTCGTCACCTTTCTTCGCGTCGAAGAACACCACCTCGCCGTTGGCGGCGACGCGCATGCCCACCATGTTCTGCTCTTCGATGCTCAGCAGCAGCGGCGCTTGCGCCGTCTTCAGCCAGGCCGGAGCCAGGGGGTCGCGCGCCTCCAGTGTGGCGCCACGGAACAGCGGCAGCACTACATAGGCGAGGTAGAAGAAAATCAGGGTAATGGCAGCCAGGACGGCGAGACCGCCGACCAGCACGTACCAGCGGGTGAGTCGATCCTTGAGCGCACGCATGCGGCGCTTGCGCTGCAGCGCAGGCGTATTGAAATCGATCCGCTCGGGGAGAGAAGAAGTCATCGGGGAGTTGGCCAGGTCGTTCATGCAGTGACACCCTAGCGGCTCTGTGTGACAGAAAGATGACATGGAGGTGACGCGACAAAGCCCACCAGCAGAGCCATGCTGGCGGGCCCGGTCGGGAAGGCGTCAGCCCATGCCGGGCGGCACTGGCCGCCCGGTTGGCGGGCTGATTACAGACCCAGGTCCTTGATCGCTTTTTCGGCGACTTTCGACGGCAGCGGGATGTAGCCGTCTTTCACCACGACCTGCTGGCCGGTCTTGGACAGCACCATCTTCAGGAACTGGGCTTCCAGCGGGTTCAGCGGCTTGTTCGGAGCCTTGTTGACGTAGACGTACAGGAAGCGGGACAGCGGGTAGCTACCGTTCAGGGCGTTGGTTTCGTTGTCTTCGATGAACTCGCCGCCTTCCTTCTTGGCCAGGGCAACGGTCTTCACGCTAGCGGTCTTGTAACCGATACCGGAGTAGCCAACGCCGTTCAGGGACTGGCTGACCGACTGAACCACGGAAGCCGAACCCGGCTGCTCGTTCACGTTCGGCTTGTAGTCGCCTTTGCAAAGGGCTTCTTCCTTGAAGTAGCCGTAGGTGCCGGATACGGAGTTACGACCGAACAGCTGCACGGGCTTGTTGGCCCAGTCGCCGGTCAGGCCCAGATCACCCCAGGTCTTCACTTCCGACTTGCCGCCGCACAGACGGGTGGAGGAGAAGATGGCGTCGACCTGTTGCATGGTCAGGCCTTTGATGGGGTTGTCCTTGTGCACGAAGATCGCCAGGGCGTCCACGGCAACCGGAACAGCGGTCGGCTTGTAGCCGTACTTCTGTTCGAAGGCCTGCAGCTCGACGTCCTTCATCTTGCGGCTCATTGGGCCCAGGTTGGCGGTGCCTTCGGTCAGAGCCGGCGGCGCGGTGGAGGAACCGGCGGCCTGGATCTGCACGTTCACGTTCGGGTACAGGCGCTTGTACTCTTCGGCCCACATGGTCATCAGGTTGGCCAGGGTATCGGAGCCAACGCTCGACAGGTTGCCCGACACACCGCTGGCTTTTTGGTATTCCGGCAGGGCCGGATCAATTGCGGCGACCGCACTGGCGGTGCCTACGCCCGCGGCGACAAAGGTCAGGGCCGCCATCAAACGCTTGAGTTTCATGCCTTGCTCCTTGAGGAGAATGGGGTTGGATGGAACGGGGGCCAGTATCGTCAGGCCGCATGAAGACTCTATGACGCGAATGTGACAGTTGGATGAAATGCCATCAGCCGATTGCACGAACGGCATGGCAGGGCAAAACAGTCGTGGGGAAATGGCGAAAGGTGTGCTCCAGAGCCGTGGAAGGGCCCTGTATGCCCTTGTAGGAGCGAGCTTGCTCGCGAGCCTTAACAGGCAGCCACACCGTCATAATCGATGAAATGACGCCACAGCACGCACCGTCGCATGCGCTCCGATCTGGGCATTGCACCCGCAGGAGCGGACTCCGTCCGCGATAGCCGCCGTCTCAGCACGCACTACGGGTTCGGGTTGGGTTGGAGGCACCCGCACCCAGCCCAACTTTCCCGCGCGCAAAAGCAAAGCCCCCGGCCAGCTTTCGCTAACCAGGGGCTTTGGGATAGGCGCTTGACGATGACCTACTCTCACATGGGGAAACCCCACACTACCATCGGCGATGCGTCGTTTCACTGCTGAGTTCGGGATGGGATCAGGTGGTTCCAACGCTCTATGGTCGTCAAGCAATTCTTTAGGACGCTCGTGGCATTCGCACACGCTCATCCAGATTCGGGTATGTGACAGTCTTTGCGGTTCACACGAACTTTCGGTTCGTCGACTTCACCATCGAACACACAAATTGTTTGGGTGTTATATGGTCAAGCCTCACGGGCAATTAGTATCGGTTAGCTCAACGCCTCACAGCGCTTACACACCCGACCTATCAACGTCGTAGTCTTCGACGGCCCTTCAGGGGAATCAAGTTCCCAGTGAGATCTCATCTTGAGGCTAGTTTCCCGCTTAGATGCTTTCAGCGGTTATCTATTCCGAACATAGCTACCC of the Pseudomonas sp. PSE14 genome contains:
- a CDS encoding response regulator, with the translated sequence MGKVSVLVVDDAPFIRDLVKKGLRDHFPGLQIEEAVNGRKAQQFLARQSVDLILCDWEMPELSGIELLTWCREQDGLKTTPFIMVTSRGDKDNVVQAIQAGVSDFIGKPFSNDQLVSKVKKALSRAGKLEALAAQAPQRSLVGSMPNDSLSALTGGKADVVRPAPAPRPATPAATPAAAAPAARPAAKGQQGQLRLPQASLPCVIKALSLKEALLVVKRGSPLPQVLESAVLDLEEDSDVARLNGYLHAVAALEPKPDSEWLQLTFRFVDRDPQKLDYLSRLIARGSSQKHYVPGA
- the phoU gene encoding phosphate signaling complex protein PhoU — protein: MINKESLTHHISQQFNAELEDVRSHLLAMGGLVEKQVNDAVNALIDADSGLAQQVREIDDQINQMERNIDEECLRILARRQPAASDLRLIISISKSVIDLERIGDEASKIARRAIQLCEEGESPRGYVEVRHIGNQVRKMVQEALDAFARFDADLALSVAQYDKTVDREYKTALRELVTYMMEDPRAISRVLNVIWALRSLERIGDHARNIAELVIYLVRGTDVRHLGLTRMKEEVQGTGNGNKPE
- the pstB gene encoding phosphate ABC transporter ATP-binding protein PstB; translated protein: MQHETATHGIDIGALGRGDRQGMNLESETVALEVPGLSLFYGEKQALFDVSMNIPKQRVTAFIGPSGCGKSTLLRCFNRMNDLVDGCNVKGEILLDGHNIFAKNVDVAELRRRVGMVFQKPNPFPKSIYENVVYGLRIQGINKKRVLDEAVEWALKGAALWDEVKDRLHESALGLSGGQQQRLVIARTIAVEPEVLLLDEPCSALDPISTLKIEELIYELKSKFTIVIVTHNMQQAARVSDYTAFMYMGKLIEFGDTDTLFTNPAKKQTEDYITGRYG
- the pstA gene encoding phosphate ABC transporter permease PstA encodes the protein MKQKQESVKAWFASGTPWVWMNAGAVSIAVIMTIGLLAVIAVRGLGHFWPADVIEATYTVPGEAPKTLIGEEVQVEQVPRERLRGAGLPVPDNGPEFMTRELLKLGNRDLYGSDFSWVIGEWLGDKRHPADLVTLERREWGNFYGYLLNVKENGKVVAEGPAAIAELQTRLKRVDELYAKLYQLEKKDIGGINHGLERLRLKERGLQLNGKLDAAAEADIAASRAELNAQYKVLEEQLNALHQEFNRDSIAMRDATGKETEITLGKLVHAYQPNAMGIGAKLSFYFQKLWEFLSDDPREANTEGGIFPAIFGTVMMTLVMAVIVTPFGVIAAVYLREYARQGLLTRIIRIAVNNLAGVPAIVYGVFGLGFFVYVLGGSIDRMFFPEALPAPTFGTPGLFWASLTLAILAVPVVIVATEEGLARIPRATREGSLALGATKAETLWKVVLPMASPAMMTGLILAVARAAGEVAPLMLVGVVKLAPALPVDGNYPYVHLDQKIMHLGFHIYDVGFQSPNVEAARPLVYATALLLVMVIALLNFSAIAIRNRLREKYKALEN
- a CDS encoding ABC transporter permease subunit, with the protein product MKTAQAPLLLSIEEQNMVGMRVAANGEVVFFDAKKGDEMDRVALKLPAGTSVTSIAEDQPGQPTVALGLSNGQALVFKHTYKVTYPDNKKTITPQISYPYGETAINLDTQGRPLEHVAIVSGDEGLLLAASTGSQMLLLSLTSQENMLTGETSLEEERIDLPQIAEPVKAIYMDPRKQWLYVINGRAQADVFNLGTHQLNGRYKLLDDASAEVTASSQLLGGISLMVGDSKGGIGQWFMARGEDGEPRLSHVRDFKLGDQPVTEIAPEQRRKGFLALDKQGNLGIFHSTAHRTLLVENVAPSAGLMALSPRANRLIVEQGGELRRFSLSNPHPEVSWSALWGKVWYESYDKPSYVWQSTAATTDFEPKLSLSPLTFGTLKAAFYAMILAAPLAIAAAVYTAYFMAPGMRRKVKPVIELMEALPTVILGFFAGLFLAPYVEGHLPGIFSLLLLTPLGILLAGLIWSRLPERIRLSLPAGWEAAILIPVVLATGAFALWMSPHLETMFFGGDMRLWISHDLGITYDQRNALVVGLAMGFAVIPNIFSIAEDAIFSVPKSLTYGSLALGATPWQTLTRVVILTASPGIFSALMIGLGRAVGETMIVLMATGNTPVMDVNIFQGMRTLAANVAVEMPESEVGGTHYRVLFLSALVLLSFTFVMNTLAELIRQRLRKKYASL
- the pstS gene encoding phosphate ABC transporter substrate-binding protein PstS, with product MKLKRLMAALTFVAAGVGTASAVAAIDPALPEYQKASGVSGNLSSVGSDTLANLMTMWAEEYKRLYPNVNVQIQAAGSSTAPPALTEGTANLGPMSRKMKDVELQAFEQKYGYKPTAVPVAVDALAIFVHKDNPIKGLTMQQVDAIFSSTRLCGGKSEVKTWGDLGLTGDWANKPVQLFGRNSVSGTYGYFKEEALCKGDYKPNVNEQPGSASVVQSVSQSLNGVGYSGIGYKTASVKTVALAKKEGGEFIEDNETNALNGSYPLSRFLYVYVNKAPNKPLNPLEAQFLKMVLSKTGQQVVVKDGYIPLPSKVAEKAIKDLGL